CCACATCGTGCCCGAGCTGCGGACGCTGCTCGGGTGCTTCCTCTTTTCAGGGGACTCGATCGAAAAGCCGGTGTCGGTCCTGAGCGGCGGGGAGCGGAGCCGGCTGGTGCTGTGCAAGCTCCTCCTGTCGCCGGCGAACTGCCTGCTGCTCGACGAGCCGACCAACCACCTGGATATCCGGTCGAAGGACATCCTGATGGACTCGCTCAGGGATTACGGCGGGACGATCGTGTTCGTCAGCCACGACCGCTACTTTCTCGACGGGCTGGCCAACAGGGTCCTGGAGATCGGCGACGGGACGGCCGTGGCCTACCTGGGCAACTACGAAGACTACGTGCGGAAGAAGGAAGCGGAGCTCCGCGCGGCGGAAGCGCCTCCCCCGCCGGCCGTTTCCGCACCGGCGCGCGAAACCCCGGCCGCGGGCGAGGGGCGGAAGAAGAAGGTGAACCCGATCAGGATCCGGAAGATCAGGGAGGAGATCAAGGCCCTGGAGGGGAAGATCGAGCTCGACGAGACCCGGATCGCCGTTCTGGGCCGGATGCTGGCCTCGGAGGAACTCTACCGGGACCACCAGCTCTTCCGCGCGACCATGGAGGAGCACAACCAGCTGCAGGCGGCGCTGGCGATTTCGATGTCGGATTGGGAGCGGCTGCACGCCGACCTGGAGGCCATGCAATCCTCCGGGGCCTGATCCCGGGGAATCGAAAATTGTCGACCTCGGGCCCCGCGTGTGGTAACCTGTATGTTCGCTGGCCTTGGAAGATTATCCAACCAATCGTAGTGCAATACTTCGAATGAGGATTCGGAGGCCGCCTTCAGGCGGGGCCTATTTTGGAGCCCATGAGTCCTGTCGCACCAGCCCTTGCCTGGAGCGGCCCAAGATTCAGAGATCGGTTCTCCCCCAAAAGCGGGACCTGAAAATCATGCGGTTTGTGCCGGGCGGAAATCTTCCCGCCGGACTGTTGAGGAGATGAATGTCCAGAAAATATCGTCAATCCGGGTACATGGATTCGGACCGGGAGAGGCGGCCCAAGCTGCCTCCGCACCCCAGGGGGCCCAGGGGGGCCGGGGCGAGAATCGAGACGAAGTTCCACCTGGTCACCCGGTGCAACAACTGCGCGGCGGAGATCCAGGTGGCGGAAAAGATCCAGACCACCGATACCTGCAAGAGCTGCGGCACCGATCTTCACACCTGCCGCAACTGCCTGAATTTCGACCCCTCGGCGCGCAACGAATGCATCAAGCCGGTGGAGACGCGGGTGACGAACAAGAGCGCCAACAACTCCTGCCCCCTTTTCGAACCGAAGGTCCTCATCGAGAAGCAGGGGAGCGGGGCGCCCCCGCCGCGGGTGGAGAACAGCCACCGCCAGGCGTTCCTCGACCTCTTCAAGAAATAGAGATCCCCCAAAAAGAACGGGGCCGGCGTGAGCCGGCCCCGGGGGCCTTGCCGTCCCCTGACGGGATGCGGTCTACCCGAGTTGCGAGGTGCAGTTGGGGCAGCGCGTGGCCTTGATCGCGATCGCGGAGGCGCAGAAGGGGCATTCCTTCGTGTCGGGCGCCGGCGCGGCCTCTTCCTTCCGTTTCATCCGGTTGACCTGCTTGATGAGCAGGAATATGGCGAACGCCACGATCAGGAAATCGATGACGGTGTTCAGGAACACTCCGTAGTTCAGCGTGGCGGCCCCAGCCTCCTTGGCCGCGGCGAGACTCGCGAATTCGCCGCCGGAGAGGGTGAGGAACAGGTTGCCGAAATCCATGCCTCCCATCAGGACGCCGATAGGAGGCATCAGGACATCGGATACGAAAGAGGTGACGATCTTGCCGAAGGCGGCGCCGATGACGATGCCCACCGCCATGTCCAGCACGTTGCCCTTCATCGCGAATTCTTTGAATTCCTTGAACATGTGCCTCTCCAGGGTTTTGAGTTCACCGCATTTCGAGAACGGCCTCCCGTTCGATTTCCCCGGCGGAGGTTTCCCCCTCGAGCTCCTTCCCGTAGCGCTTGAGGAAATAATCGATGGTCTCGACCCGGAGCCGGATCGACCCCGTCGGCCTGTTCTCATCGATATCCTTGAACGCGAAAAAGGGCGTTCCCGACATCTCGATTATGCGCTCGATGGTAGCATAGATCGGGGCGTCGTGACCGCACTTAAAATTCGACATCTCCACCGCGATCAGGTTGGGGTGACGGGCGGTGAACTTGGCCGCCCAGACCTTGTGGGCGCTGTTGGCTGAGTAGGAGTGTTTCCAGACGTCGGAGATGTCCAGGGGGTGCTCGATGACGCCCGCGGCCACCTCGTCCCCGAACAGGCGATCGAGCAGGTCCCCGTCCATGGGGAGGGTCGACTGCGAAAGAACCGGGTACCCCCGCCTCTGCAGCTCTTCGGGGATTCCGTGGTGGATCCCCGGGTCGTGATGGTACGGCCTCCCCAGCAGGACGATGCCGATCCGCCCCTCCTTTTCCAGGCGGTCGATGATATCCCGGGCCCGGCGCTGCAGGTTCGCCTCGTACTCCTCCAGGGCCGCGTAGCCCGCGTAGACGGCCTCCAGGTTTTCCTTCCTGGCGAGGCCGAGGAGGGGGTGCAGTTCCGCGTAGAGCTGGCGCGCCAGGAGCTGGGGTTTCGCCATGTCCAGCAGGGGGTTGATATAGCGGAGGCCGTTCTCGGCGAAGAGGTCCGTTTCCTTGGTGAAGGCCGCCCTCACGACCTCGGGGGTGAGGGCCGTCGTCGGACAGGCGTTGGCGGCGCGAATGCTCAAAGGGGTGCGCAGGATGTCGAGCATCGGGAAGAAAATGCAGTCGAGCGCCTTTTTCCGGTGTTTCTCGAAGAGGAGGTTGTGGACGTGGGCCAGGCCGAGTTTCGAGGGGTAGCACGGGTCGATCGACCCCCGCTTGGAACCCGCACGGAACATCTCCTCGCTGGTGACATCGGAATAGACGATGTTTTCGGCCGCGACTCCCAGGGACCCGAAATAAGCGCTGAAGAGCGGGGCGTAGGCGTACATCCCGAGCACGCGCGGGATCCCGACGCGGAAGCGCCCGCGGCGCTCCATGACCGATTTCCGGCGGAGGTTCCAGGCGGGGACGGGCCTCGCTTGCCCGCTCGCGGGCATTTTCCATACCTCCCGGCCCGCGTATTCCACGAGGTTGGGGTTGGTGTCGCGCGCCGCGTCGAGCTCCGCCTGGATCGCCTTCATGGCCCCCAGGTCTTCCGCCGCCCCCTTCTCGCATGGCGCGATGATGAGGCGGCGGGGCGCTTCCCCCTGTCCCCCGATATCGATGAAGGTCCGGAGGCAGTGGTTCTTGCAGAAAGGACAGCGGGTTTCCTCCCCGACCGTCGTCCGGTATTCGATCCTGCGCACCGCGTCCAGGCCGATGAAGGTGGTGGCGCGCCCCTGGCGCCACAGCGTCATGGCCTCGAAGGCGGTGCCGATGGCGCCCGCCTCCCCCGCGTGCTTGTGGACGGTGATTTCGGGCGTTTTCCCGGTCCCGCGGAAACGCTGCTGGATGAAATCGATCTGAGCCTTGACCGCGGCCAGGTTGTTCTGCGTCCCCCCCTGCAGGATGAAGCGCGTGCCCAGTTCGGCCAGGTTGGGGACCTTGGCGATGTAGAGCCAGACGTTCTTGGGGAGCACGGCCGCCAGCCCGGCGAGGATCTCGTTCGGTTTCCACCCCTGCCCCTGGAAACTGGCGATGTCGGACTGCAGGAACACGGCGCAGCCGTAAGGGAAGACGGGCATCTCGCGGGCGGTGAAGGCGACCTCGGCGAACTGCTCCACGCGGTATCCGAATCCCTCGGAAATCGCCTGCAGGAAGTAGCCGTTCCCGGCCGAGCACTGGGTGTTGAGCTTGAAATCCTTGACGCGTCCGTCCTTCAGGACCATGAGCTTGATGTCCTGCCCGCCCACGTCCACGATGACGTCCGGGACGTCGTAGTAGTGGAGGGCCGACTTGGTGTGCGCCACCGTCTCCACCAGGGCCACATCGGCGCGGATGACGTCGCGCAGCGTGTCCTTGGCGTACCCCGTGGTCGCGGCGCCCAGCACCTCGATCCGGGCCCCCTGCGACTCGACCTGGCCGCGGAGCTTTTCGAGGATCTCGACCGTGTCCTGGATGGGGTTCCCCTTCGAGAGCTGGTAGGCCCGCGCCAGGACCTCCCCCCCGGGAGAGAGGAGGACGGCCTTGGTGGATGTCGATCCGCCGTCGATTCCGATGAACCCCCGGGCGATATCGCCCGGGGAGAACTTCGGCGGCACGAAGGGGGGGGGCGCGTAGGCCGCGAGGAAGGAGGCCACCTCTTCCTCCGATCGGGCCAGGGCGGGGATCCCGGTTCCGCTCCGGCCTTCCCCGCGCGAGCGTTCGGCGTGGAGGTCCCGCAGCTTCCCGGATCCCAGGTAATGCCCGACTTCCGCCTCCTCGTCCCTGCCGAACTCGATGGCTCCCAGGGCCCCGTAATACTCGGCGTCCTGAGGGGCCCGGATCAGGTCCCCGGGCCGGGAGCCTTCGGGGATCCGCACTCCGCGTTCCCGCCACATCAGGGTGATGTTATGCACCCACGCTTCCCGCATCCCCGGGATGAAGGCGTTCGGCCCCCCCAGCAGCACCACCTGGGGCAGGAGCGTGTGGCCGCGCGCGAGCACCTGCAGGTTCTGGACAACGAAGGCTTCGAACAGGGAGGCCATCAGTTCCTCGGCCGGAATCCCCTGTTTCTGCAGGCCGTTGATGTCGGTTTCGGCGAACACGCCGCATTTGCCGGCCACCGGGTGCAGGCGGAGGCCGTCGTAGCGGAGCCGGGACAGGTCCTCGAGCGGGATCCCCAGCTTCTTGCTGATCTTGTCGATGACCGACCCGGTGCCCCCGGCGCACTTGTCGTTCATCGAGGGGAACTTCTTGACGGGGCCGCCCCCGGGGTCCCTGCGCATGATGACGATCTTGGCGTCCTGCCCGCCGATCTCCACGTAGGAGGAGGCCTCCGGGCAGCGCCGCTCCACGGCCAGCGAGGCGGCCAGGACCTCCTGGACGAACTTGGCCCCGATCAGCTCCGTGAAGATCGATGCGCCGCTGCCGGTGAGGAACACCCGGCCGTTGCCGGGCCCGAAGTCCGTCTCCCGCTCCATGCGCTCCAGGAAATCGAGCAGGGTGTCGAGCTGGCGCGTCTCGTGCCTGCGGTAGTCCTTCCACAGGATCTCGTCGGTCTCCGCATCGGCCACCACGGCCTTGACCGTGGTGGAGCCCACGTCAATTCCGGCAATCAATCTGGTCATATCCAAAGCCTGACTCGAACAAAAAGTGTACTCGTATCGACGGCGGACCCCGGGCCCGGCCTTCCGGCGGCGCGCTGCATCATCGCCCCGCCATCAGGTCCCCGACATGGAGCACGAAGTTGGCCGCCACGCCGGCGGTACCCCTGCGGTGCGGGACCGGGTACATGGGGGAGCTCAACTCGGGGTGCTGGGCGACGAAGGCGCGGATCTGGTCGAGGTGTTTCCCGGTGCTCTCGAGCGCCTGCTGAAACTCCGCCTTGGCCTTCGCCTTGGCCTCGCCGAGCGCCATCTGCACGCGGCTGTATGCGTTTGTTTCCCCCTCGCCGGAGGTCTCGATGGGGAGGTAGATCATGTCCTTGTGCCCGCTGACGACGGCCGACTGCACCCCGTCGGACTGGGAGGAGGGGAGGCAGCCGAAGGGCTTGAGACTCAGCACCATGTGGCACAGCTTCTGCGAGTGGTAGTAGATGTTTTTCCCCACCTCGAGATAACCCTCCCCCCCGCGAGCCAGCGGCCGGTAATAGGGACTGGCCAGCTCGGCCAGCTTCTCCTGCGAGACCAGGGTGTGGGCGATGCCGCCGAGGGACTTGATGACCCGGTGGTAGAGCCGGGCATAGAGGCGTTCCCCGAAGGAGAGGAGCGCCCGTTTCTTCTGGAAGGAGAGTTCGTTCCGGAGGCGCTGCCGGAGATCCCAGGGGGCCGGTTCCTCGCAGTCCGCGTTCATCCCGCGGCGGGGGACCATCTGCATGCGTGCGTGGGCCATCAGGTAGGCGAGCCAGGTCCCGATCGCTTCGGGCTGGACATGGGCCCCCTCTTTCTCCAAAAACTCGAACATCCTGTAGTTGCCCCCCCCCTCGGTGGTCTGCGCCCAGAATTCCCCGATGACCTTGACGATCGGTTTCTGGCGCGTCCGGTCGACCTCGATGGAGTCGATGCGCCTGCGGCAGCGTTCGAGCACCCCCTGGAATTCCTCCCCCTTCAGGTGCCGGTTCATCTTGTAGAGGAAGCTCAGCAGGTGGCGCACCAGGTCCCTTTTTTCCAGGGTCGGGACGAACCAGCCCGGCACCCGCTCGACCAGATCGGGCGCCTTGTACCGGCGCAGGTGGTCGCACAGGTCCTCCATGCAGAGGGCCATGACCCGGTTGGTTTCCCCCGGGATCGCCTCGTAGGGGCGGATGTTGTGGGTCAGGTCGTTGAGGACGTCCCCGAGGAAGAGCACCTTCAGCATGCCGAGTCCGAAATCGATGGTGTATTTCAGCCCCGGGGCGGAGATCCTCTGGCGGATGCCGTCGTCCTGCTGGAAGCGGAGGACGCGAAAACCATCGAACCCGGCGTTCTGCAGCGCCAGCCGGTATTCGGCCGCGTAGGTGCCGAAGCGGCAGGGGCCGCACGACCCGGCGGTGAAGTAAAGGTAGTTGTCGACGATGTCCCGCCGGGACATCCCCCCGGCTTCCAGGTCGCGCAGGTACTGGATCAGGGCCCCCGAGGTGAAATAGGCCGGGCTGCACTGGCCGTTGTTGCCGAATTCCTTCCCGAGGTGAAACGCTTCCTGGTCCGGGACCGGGAGGAGTTCACACCTGTAGCCGCCCCCCTGGAAAACGGCGCGGATGAGCTCCTCGTGTTTCCGGGTGAGCCCCCCGACCAGGATCGTCACCCGGGAGCTTTCCTCTTCCGTGAAAGGCCTTTCGGCAGGGCGGTGGTAATGCCTTCTTTTCGGAGAATCTTCCTGCATCATGTCCATGAGGTCATCCTGTCCTGGCGCCCGGTACGTCCAATGTCGGGTTTAAATTTATAACATTCCCGAACTTACCCTTGCAAGGTGTTCGTCGATTTGCTCTAGTGGCGCGGCCGCTGGATGGTGCGAATGTTCTATTTTCGGGTTATTCGACCGTGACGCTCTTGGCCAGGTTGCGCGGCTGGTCCACATCGCACCCGCGCAGGAGGGCGATCTCGTAGGCCAGCATCTGGAGCGGGACGGCCATCAGGATGGGGAGGAGCGGATCGGGGAGCTCGGGGATCCGGATCACGTGCCGGGCGATCTCCTCGATGCCGGCGTCTCCGGTGCTGGCCAGGGCGATGATGATGCCGTCCCGGGCGCGCACCTCCTCGATGTTGCTCCGCATCTTTTCGTAGCGCAGCATGGACCGGGGGTCCCCCTCTTCCCGGGCCGCCAGTGCGACGACCGGGAGGTTGTGGTCGATCAGCGCGTTCGGGCCGTGCTTCATCTCCCCGGCCGGGTAGCCCTCGGCATGGATATACGAAATCTCTTTCAGCTTCAGGGCGCCCTCGAGCGCGATCGGGTAGTGGATCCCCCTTCCCAGGTAGAGGGCGTTGTCGTGCAGGTAGACGTCCCGGGCGATCCGGGCGCAGGCGTCGGCCTGGCCGAGGATCTCCTCCACCGCGCGCGGCACCTGCCGGAGGGCGGAGATCATCCCGATCGATGCCTCCGCCGTGAGCCGGCCCCTCTGCCGTCCCAGGTGCAGCGCCAGGAGCACCAGGACGGCGAGCTGGCAGGTGAAGGCCTTGGTGGAGGCCACCCCGATTTCGGGCCCGCTGCGGGTGTAGAGGGTCCCGTGGCTCTCCCGCGAGAGCATGCTGCCGACGACGTTGCAGATGGAGAGGATCCGGGCGCCCCGGGACCGGGCTTCCCGGACGGCGGCGAGGGTGTCGGCCGTCTCCCCCGACTGGCTGATGGCGATGACGAGCGATTTCGGCCCCACCAGCGGGTCCCGGTAGCGGAACTCGGAACCGTAGTCGATCTCCACCGGGACGCGGGCCATCTCCTCGATCAGGAACTTCCCCACCAGGGCGGCGTGCCAGGAGGTCCCGCAGGCGACGATGTGGATCTTCTCCGTTTCCCCGAGGGCCAGGCCGGAGATCCCCTCCTCATCCCGGAAAACCTCCCCCGATTCCGGGGACACCCTCCCCGCCACGGTGTCCTCGAGGCTGCGGGGCTGCTCGTGGATTTCCTTGAGCATGAAGTGCCGGAACCCCCCCTTTTCGGCCATTGCGGGGCTCCAGGAAACCTCGCGCGGCTCGAACGGCAACTCCTGCCCGTCAAAGGTTTCGAGCGATATCCCCCCGGGGGAGAGCACCGCCATCTCCCCGTCCCGCATGAAGTACATGTTGCGCGTATGTTCGAGGATCGCGGGGACGTCGGAGGCGACCAGCCTTTCCCCCTCCCCCATCCCCACGATGAGGGGGGGGCCGCTGCGGGCGGCCACCAGCGTGTCCGGGCAATCGGCGGAGAGGAGGCAGAGGGCGAAGCTCCCGCGCAGGCGCCCCAGCGCCTCCCGCACCGCCCCGGGCAGGCTCCTTCCGGGGAGGAGCGATTCGACGAGGTGGGCGATGACCTCCGTGTCGGTCTCGGTGACGAACCGGTGTCCCTCCCGCTCCAGCCGGGCCTTCAGTTCCAGGTAGTTTTCGATGATGCCGTTGTGAACGACCGCGATCCTGCCCGTGCAGTCCCGGTGCGGGTGGGCGTTGTCCTCGGTCGGCCGGCCGTGGGTGGCCCAGCGGGTGTGTCCGATGCCGTATTCCCCGTCGAGCGGGTCGGACTCGAGGGAGCGCGCCAGGTTGGACAGCTTCCCGGGGGCGCGGCGCACCGAGACCTCCCGGCCTTTGACCACCGCCAGCCCGGCCGAGTCGTAGCCACGGTATTCCAGTTTGCGCAGGCCCCCCACGAGGACGCCAACGACCGGCTTCGGTCCGATATATCCGACGATTCCGCACATAGATTGAACCTCGCCCTCAGGCATGCAGGCACCGCGCCTGGCCAGAAACAGTTGCCGGAGGCCGGTGGGAGGTATGCTACAATCCCCGCCGGGCGCGCCCGACCGTGCGGAGATTATAGAGGATGTCCGGGCCCCGGACAACCACCGCCGCGCTCCTGCAATATACTATCGGCCACGTGCGGCCCGAGACTTTAACGGCATGAGGACCCGGGGCCTGGCCCGGGTCGGGAGGGAACCATGGAACTCGGCAGCGTCCGACTGACGATCCCGGCCGACGCCAACATCATCGTGGGGCAGAGCCACTTCATCAAGACGGTCGAGGATCTCTACGAGATCCTCGCCACCGGCTGCCCCGGCGCCCGGTTCGGGATCGCGTTCTGCGAGGCTTCCGGTCCCCGCCTCGTCCGGGTGGAGGGGAACGACGCCGGGCTGCGGGAGGTCGCGGCGAAAAACGCGGAAGCCCTCGGGGCCGGACACGCCTTCGTCGTGATCCTCGAGGGCGCTTTTCCCATCAGCGTGCTGAATGCGGTGAAACATTGCCCCGAAGTGTGTCATATTTTCTGCGCCACGGCCAACCCGCTCGAGGTGATCGTGGCGGAAACCGAGCAGGGCCGGGGGATTGTCGGCGTCATCGACGGCCTGCCGCCCCAGGGGGTGGAGACCGGATCGGACGAGGCGGCCCGCAGGGAATTCCTCCGGAAGATCGGGTACAAGAGGTGATGCCCGGCCCCTGTTCCCTTCGCCGATGGCGGGAGATTGTATGATCAGCGTGGAAGAAGCGTTGCGGATTTTGCTGGCCAACCTGCCGGAGCCCGGGGTGGA
This sequence is a window from Acidobacteriota bacterium. Protein-coding genes within it:
- the mscL gene encoding large conductance mechanosensitive channel protein MscL; protein product: MFKEFKEFAMKGNVLDMAVGIVIGAAFGKIVTSFVSDVLMPPIGVLMGGMDFGNLFLTLSGGEFASLAAAKEAGAATLNYGVFLNTVIDFLIVAFAIFLLIKQVNRMKRKEEAAPAPDTKECPFCASAIAIKATRCPNCTSQLG
- a CDS encoding activator of (R)-2-hydroxyglutaryl-CoA dehydratase produces the protein MMQEDSPKRRHYHRPAERPFTEEESSRVTILVGGLTRKHEELIRAVFQGGGYRCELLPVPDQEAFHLGKEFGNNGQCSPAYFTSGALIQYLRDLEAGGMSRRDIVDNYLYFTAGSCGPCRFGTYAAEYRLALQNAGFDGFRVLRFQQDDGIRQRISAPGLKYTIDFGLGMLKVLFLGDVLNDLTHNIRPYEAIPGETNRVMALCMEDLCDHLRRYKAPDLVERVPGWFVPTLEKRDLVRHLLSFLYKMNRHLKGEEFQGVLERCRRRIDSIEVDRTRQKPIVKVIGEFWAQTTEGGGNYRMFEFLEKEGAHVQPEAIGTWLAYLMAHARMQMVPRRGMNADCEEPAPWDLRQRLRNELSFQKKRALLSFGERLYARLYHRVIKSLGGIAHTLVSQEKLAELASPYYRPLARGGEGYLEVGKNIYYHSQKLCHMVLSLKPFGCLPSSQSDGVQSAVVSGHKDMIYLPIETSGEGETNAYSRVQMALGEAKAKAKAEFQQALESTGKHLDQIRAFVAQHPELSSPMYPVPHRRGTAGVAANFVLHVGDLMAGR
- the glmS gene encoding glutamine--fructose-6-phosphate transaminase (isomerizing): MCGIVGYIGPKPVVGVLVGGLRKLEYRGYDSAGLAVVKGREVSVRRAPGKLSNLARSLESDPLDGEYGIGHTRWATHGRPTEDNAHPHRDCTGRIAVVHNGIIENYLELKARLEREGHRFVTETDTEVIAHLVESLLPGRSLPGAVREALGRLRGSFALCLLSADCPDTLVAARSGPPLIVGMGEGERLVASDVPAILEHTRNMYFMRDGEMAVLSPGGISLETFDGQELPFEPREVSWSPAMAEKGGFRHFMLKEIHEQPRSLEDTVAGRVSPESGEVFRDEEGISGLALGETEKIHIVACGTSWHAALVGKFLIEEMARVPVEIDYGSEFRYRDPLVGPKSLVIAISQSGETADTLAAVREARSRGARILSICNVVGSMLSRESHGTLYTRSGPEIGVASTKAFTCQLAVLVLLALHLGRQRGRLTAEASIGMISALRQVPRAVEEILGQADACARIARDVYLHDNALYLGRGIHYPIALEGALKLKEISYIHAEGYPAGEMKHGPNALIDHNLPVVALAAREEGDPRSMLRYEKMRSNIEEVRARDGIIIALASTGDAGIEEIARHVIRIPELPDPLLPILMAVPLQMLAYEIALLRGCDVDQPRNLAKSVTVE
- a CDS encoding adenosine monophosphate-protein transferase; the encoded protein is MELGSVRLTIPADANIIVGQSHFIKTVEDLYEILATGCPGARFGIAFCEASGPRLVRVEGNDAGLREVAAKNAEALGAGHAFVVILEGAFPISVLNAVKHCPEVCHIFCATANPLEVIVAETEQGRGIVGVIDGLPPQGVETGSDEAARREFLRKIGYKR
- a CDS encoding ABC-F family ATP-binding cassette domain-containing protein, with amino-acid sequence YEAQQREIARIKAFADKFRYKATKAAQVQSRLKELERMERIEIPPDTRPIRLRFPEGPRTGRNVLELARVSAGYGGEPVFRDLDFILEKGDRVALVGPNGAGKSTLMKILAGRLPLSAGERREGHNVIVSYFSQDQDDLLSSTKTVWDEVYAVAPNHIVPELRTLLGCFLFSGDSIEKPVSVLSGGERSRLVLCKLLLSPANCLLLDEPTNHLDIRSKDILMDSLRDYGGTIVFVSHDRYFLDGLANRVLEIGDGTAVAYLGNYEDYVRKKEAELRAAEAPPPPAVSAPARETPAAGEGRKKKVNPIRIRKIREEIKALEGKIELDETRIAVLGRMLASEELYRDHQLFRATMEEHNQLQAALAISMSDWERLHADLEAMQSSGA
- a CDS encoding CoA activase produces the protein MTRLIAGIDVGSTTVKAVVADAETDEILWKDYRRHETRQLDTLLDFLERMERETDFGPGNGRVFLTGSGASIFTELIGAKFVQEVLAASLAVERRCPEASSYVEIGGQDAKIVIMRRDPGGGPVKKFPSMNDKCAGGTGSVIDKISKKLGIPLEDLSRLRYDGLRLHPVAGKCGVFAETDINGLQKQGIPAEELMASLFEAFVVQNLQVLARGHTLLPQVVLLGGPNAFIPGMREAWVHNITLMWRERGVRIPEGSRPGDLIRAPQDAEYYGALGAIEFGRDEEAEVGHYLGSGKLRDLHAERSRGEGRSGTGIPALARSEEEVASFLAAYAPPPFVPPKFSPGDIARGFIGIDGGSTSTKAVLLSPGGEVLARAYQLSKGNPIQDTVEILEKLRGQVESQGARIEVLGAATTGYAKDTLRDVIRADVALVETVAHTKSALHYYDVPDVIVDVGGQDIKLMVLKDGRVKDFKLNTQCSAGNGYFLQAISEGFGYRVEQFAEVAFTAREMPVFPYGCAVFLQSDIASFQGQGWKPNEILAGLAAVLPKNVWLYIAKVPNLAELGTRFILQGGTQNNLAAVKAQIDFIQQRFRGTGKTPEITVHKHAGEAGAIGTAFEAMTLWRQGRATTFIGLDAVRRIEYRTTVGEETRCPFCKNHCLRTFIDIGGQGEAPRRLIIAPCEKGAAEDLGAMKAIQAELDAARDTNPNLVEYAGREVWKMPASGQARPVPAWNLRRKSVMERRGRFRVGIPRVLGMYAYAPLFSAYFGSLGVAAENIVYSDVTSEEMFRAGSKRGSIDPCYPSKLGLAHVHNLLFEKHRKKALDCIFFPMLDILRTPLSIRAANACPTTALTPEVVRAAFTKETDLFAENGLRYINPLLDMAKPQLLARQLYAELHPLLGLARKENLEAVYAGYAALEEYEANLQRRARDIIDRLEKEGRIGIVLLGRPYHHDPGIHHGIPEELQRRGYPVLSQSTLPMDGDLLDRLFGDEVAAGVIEHPLDISDVWKHSYSANSAHKVWAAKFTARHPNLIAVEMSNFKCGHDAPIYATIERIIEMSGTPFFAFKDIDENRPTGSIRLRVETIDYFLKRYGKELEGETSAGEIEREAVLEMR